Proteins co-encoded in one Acidobacteriota bacterium genomic window:
- a CDS encoding NADH-quinone oxidoreductase subunit M — MDFFNENLLTILILLPLVGAVLTLAHQMFWKQEGQLKWVTLGFTLLNFVVSLALFSKSAIAGPGGFFFEKNVPWIKAINTNFHVGVDGLSFWLVILTTFIMPIAVISTWHAVEKRVTAFYVFLLLLESAMIGVFVSLDLLVFYLFFEASLIPMFFLIGVWGGENRIYAAVKFFIFTALGSLLMLVAIIGLYYIYADQTGFGGSFDFVSILTAMKNGTLVLPPQTGMLLFLAFALAFAIKVPVFPFHTWLPDAHTEAPTAGSIILAAVLLKMGTYGLMRFNFSLFPDQSRETAWIFITLAIIGIIYGALVAMVQPDVKRLVAYSSVAHMGFVILGMFSFTEAGMQGALYTMLAHGVTTGALFLLVGYIYERRHTREITQFGGIANVMPIYATVFVITTMASVGLPFLNGFVGEFLIMVGMFTSKVLPVTASVNWNYVAAMVAGTGVIFAAVYLLWMVQRVFFGKVTNEKNKTLADLSWREIGLMIPLIILMVYMGVFPKPILHRSESVVKAIQERVMHQAGGTIEHADAKTPSEAPKAEH; from the coding sequence ATGGACTTCTTTAACGAAAATCTCTTAACGATCCTCATCCTGCTGCCTTTGGTTGGAGCTGTACTGACACTTGCTCACCAGATGTTCTGGAAACAGGAAGGCCAGCTTAAGTGGGTGACGCTTGGGTTTACATTGCTCAATTTCGTCGTCTCGCTTGCTCTGTTCTCAAAATCGGCGATCGCAGGTCCGGGAGGGTTCTTTTTTGAAAAGAACGTTCCCTGGATCAAGGCGATAAATACGAATTTTCACGTCGGCGTCGACGGGCTGAGCTTCTGGCTTGTGATACTGACGACGTTTATTATGCCGATCGCGGTGATATCGACGTGGCATGCTGTCGAGAAGCGCGTCACGGCGTTCTACGTCTTTCTGCTTCTGCTCGAATCAGCGATGATCGGCGTGTTCGTCTCGCTCGATCTGCTCGTTTTCTACCTGTTTTTCGAAGCCTCGCTCATCCCGATGTTTTTCCTCATCGGCGTCTGGGGAGGTGAGAATCGCATCTACGCGGCGGTCAAATTCTTTATTTTTACGGCACTCGGCAGCTTGTTGATGCTGGTCGCGATCATCGGGCTTTATTACATTTACGCTGATCAGACCGGATTTGGCGGTTCATTCGATTTCGTGTCGATACTAACGGCGATGAAGAATGGCACGCTTGTATTGCCGCCGCAAACGGGAATGCTCTTGTTCCTCGCGTTCGCATTGGCATTTGCGATCAAGGTGCCCGTCTTCCCGTTCCACACGTGGCTTCCTGACGCGCACACCGAGGCTCCAACCGCCGGTTCCATTATCCTCGCCGCTGTTTTGCTGAAGATGGGAACGTACGGTTTGATGCGTTTTAACTTCTCGCTCTTCCCAGATCAGAGCCGCGAAACGGCGTGGATATTCATCACGCTCGCGATCATCGGCATCATTTACGGAGCTCTCGTTGCGATGGTGCAGCCTGATGTGAAACGCCTCGTTGCGTATTCATCGGTCGCCCACATGGGCTTTGTGATCCTGGGAATGTTCTCGTTCACTGAGGCCGGAATGCAGGGCGCACTTTACACGATGCTCGCTCACGGCGTGACGACCGGAGCATTATTCCTGCTCGTCGGCTATATCTACGAACGCCGTCATACCCGCGAGATAACGCAGTTTGGCGGGATCGCAAACGTAATGCCGATCTATGCGACGGTTTTCGTGATCACCACGATGGCCTCGGTCGGATTGCCGTTCCTGAATGGATTCGTCGGTGAATTTCTGATCATGGTCGGGATGTTCACGTCGAAAGTTCTTCCGGTAACCGCGAGCGTCAATTGGAACTACGTCGCAGCAATGGTAGCCGGAACAGGTGTCATCTTCGCAGCGGTTTATCTGCTCTGGATGGTTCAGCGGGTCTTTTTTGGCAAGGTCACGAACGAAAAGAATAAAACACTCGCCGACCTGAGCTGGCGCGAGATCGGCCTGATGATCCCGCTGATCATTCTCATGGTTTACATGGGTGTCTTCCCGAAACCGATCCTTCACCGTTCAGAGAGTGTTGTAAAAGCGATCCAGGAACGGGTGATGCACCAGGCTGGCGGAACGATCGAGCACGCGGATGCCAAGACACCGAGTGAGGCCCCGAAGGCGGAGCACTAA